In Candidatus Zixiibacteriota bacterium, the sequence CGCCTTTCCACCCTGTACGCGTACTAAACTGTAACCATAAACTGACACGAGTGTTCCTTGTCGCCATTACCGCCGTTTGTCTGTCGTCAGCGGGACCGATCGTACCTCGCCGGCGGGGCGGATAAATCCTGCCGCCATCCCTATCCTATTGTGGTCCAATACGCTCCATATCTCTAACGGCTCGGCATGGCCGGCCCGGGTGGCTTCCCCGTGTCCTACGATTCCAATTCCCATGAATCCCCGACCCGCCACTGGCGATTATCGATATCCGCGCCCGCCGGGAGAATCGGAGAAAGACTCGTTTAGAGTGCCGAGCGACTGCCGTTCGGCTTTGTGTGCCGGGATACTATTGATATTCCGGCCCGAGAACGCAATCGAAATCTTGAGGGGCGCTGCCGCGCAGCTTGCGCTTATTACGGCGGAGCCGGACGGCCGACACGCGTCCTTTGACTGTCCCCATATATCGTTGACTAACAAGTCCACGAGCCGTACCGGAGGGCCGACGCGGTGACCGACCGGACCGTATTCAGACAGGGTTTCGCCGTATGGACTTTCCGTTGTTTTTTCTCTATGACATCGGCAATCGATTGATGTTCGCTACCATCGCCGTGACGCACGTGCTGATAAACCATCCCCTCGCTGTCGGCGCCTACCCGCCCGCAGATCCGACGCCTCTTCTATCGGATAACGCTCTACGCCACGGCTGCGCAGGTAGCGTTCGGCCCGCTGCTCTTCGTGACGCTCCCGTCCGTCGGAGTATCCTTCGCGCTGCTCGTGTTGATCATGACCGGAGTCGCCGTCGCCGCCGTGATTCTCGGATTGCTCTGGCGGGAAATCAACTTCCCCGACGACCGTATCGGACGGCGGTTCGCCGCCGTGGTCGCGCTGTTTAATGCCGTCGAGCTGGCGACGCTCATGCGAATAGAGGCGGGCCTTGGCGCCGGCGATGCCATGGCTGCCGGTCCCACCGGCAAGAGCGTCTTTCGCAATTGCGCGGCCTGCCATGCGGTCGATAAGGTACTGGCCGGACCGTCGTTGCGCGAAGTGTACACCATTTACAGGGACAACCCGCAGGGCATCGTCGATTGGGCGAAAAATCCCGGCAAGAAACGCCCGGAGTTCGTGCAGATGCCCTCAATGGCGCAACTGGGCGACGACAACCTCGCGCTGGTGGCGGACTACATGCTGGAACTCGGTGCGATGGAAAGCCTGCCGGCTGAACCAGAGCAGATGTGATCTGCTCGCACAGTAGGTTCGAAGTAATCTATCGGGGTGAGAGGATTTGAACCTCCGACATCTTGCTCCCAAAGCAAGCGCGCTACCAGGCTGCGCTACACCCCGAGTCTGCGGCTTCCATGATACCCGACCGGACCGCCCAAGTCAAGGCGATTAGCCCGCCTCTGCCGCGTGCTGCCGCCCCATTGCACCCTTGCGCATTTCCCGCAATGTGCTACATTGGGGCTGCTATGGCGAAAACCAATCTGATCGGCTATACCCGGGCACAACTCGAATCGCTCTTTGCGGATCTCGGCGAAAAACCCTTCCGTGGCCGCCAGCTCTACAAGTGGATCTACCAGATCCGACAGACCGATTTCGCGGCCATGACCGATCTGACCCGGACCCTCCGCGAGCGACTCGCCGCCGACTACACGATCGACGGCCTCTTCGTTGAACACCGCGCCCGCTCGGCCGACGGCACCGAGAAGTTCCTGTTCAGGCTGCACGACGGCCACCCGGTCGAGTCCGTCCTCATTCCCGACGACGAACGCGGCCGCTCCACCGTCTGTATTTCGTCACAGGCCGGATGCGCGCTCGCCTGCCGGTTTTGCGCCACCGGCACGATGGGGTTGATCAGGGATCTGACAGTCGGAGAGATTGTCGGCCAGCTCCTCTTTCTCCGCGATCTCTACGGACACGACTGTTTCACCAATGTCGTCTTTATGGGCATGGGGGAGCCGCTGAACAACTACCACAATCTCATCGAGTCGCTCCAAATCATGAAAGATGAACTGGGGCTCGGTATCGGGGCGAAACGTATCACCGTTTCAACCTCCGGTGTCACCCCCAAAATACGCAAGCTTGCTGACTCCGGCCTCAAAGTGCGGTTGGCCCTGTCCCTGCACGCCGCCACTCAGGAGAAACGGATCAGGCTGATGCCGATCGCGCAAACGTTCGGTTTGGACAAGCTTATCGACGCCGTGCGCTATTACGCTGAACAAACGAAAGACCGCGTCACGTTTGAATACGTACTGATCGACGACTTCAACGATACGATGGACGATGTCCTCGCGCTCGCGCGACTGATTCAGGGCATCCCATGCAAGATCAATTTGCTGGCCTACAACCCGGTGCCGGGGCTGCCGTACCGCCGTCCGTCCGATGAAAAGGTCGACTGGTTCGGACGGCAGTTGTATCCCCGTGCACCCGCGGTTACCGTGAGAAAGAGCCGGGGCCGGGATATCGAGGCCGCCTGCGGCCAGCTCGCGGCTCGCAAAATCGACAGCGGAGTGGCGTATGAATCGTAGCCTGCAGGCCGCCGCGATACTGGTACTCGCATGTGCGGCGTCGGTCGTCCCTCAGACCAAAACGACCGACATCACGTTTGGCGCTTTCGATGTCCCCCTGGCAAGGTGGGGAACCCAGACCGGGACGCTCGAGGTCACCAACGAAGCAACCTACCTGAAGTTCCTGAAAGTCGAAACCAACCTTCGCTTCGAAGGGGAGTACCTCAACCCGAATCGACTCGTGCAGTTCAATTACATCCTGCCGCCCGGTGAACACCGTACTATCGAGTTTGACATCTCGGTCCCCGGAAACTTCGGCAAGGCGATCCTGGATATCAGCATTCACGATGTCGTGGACACGCTCGATGATGTTTTGCCGGGGCAGGACGTGTTTCGCCAGTCCGGACAGATACGCTTCAAACCCGAAAACACCATCCTTCCGTACATGCAGGAACGTCTCACTGTTCCGCCGCGCGTGGAGACGTCTTACGATTTCGACTACGAATTCTCCCGCCTGCTGGTTCTGATGCTCACGGAAGGGAAGACCCCCGAAGAGATCGCGACGCTGGCCGACGTCGATGTCGCTTATGTCCGGTCGGTGATCGACTCGATGACGGCGCAGCAATACCTCGCGTCGACTGCCGAGGGCCCGCGACCGACGTTTCCCGTCCTGCGACTGGAACAGGTCCAGTTGCTCAAACCGGTCGCCGACGAGTTCGCTGCACGATTGGCGGCTGTTATCTCCGAAAACCTGACAACATTGCGGCCGGTCCTCGAACAGATGGTCGCGCAGGGGAATCTGTCCTCCGACAGTAATGATATTCTCGATGGCGGCACGATCCTTTACCGGCCCTATCCGGTCGTTGGCGCTCTTCTGCTCTGGTTTGACCTCGGGCAGGAATTCATCTCCGATCCCCGCCCGCTCGAGATTTTTCAGGGAAGCGATCCGTGCAACGCCCACATACCTCGATACATGTACCTGGTGCAGGGGGGAGCGCTGTTTAACGGATCGCATTTCTACAACCTCCTGTTGGCCCAGCGAAACATGATGATTGACTGGTCCGATTCACCGCCCGATCTGGAGTGCGTCCCCGGCTATCACTTGCTGACACACCAATTGCGGGATCGTCGCGACTGGCGCTATCCGCAGTCGCAGTCGCCCGAGGTTCATGTGCTCGACACCGCGAAAGTGTACGTCGGGCTTCGTCACCTTCGCCGTGGCGCCCCGGAAGTGCTTGTTGATCTCTCGGCGCGCTTGCAGGCAATTGGCGCAGATGGAACCTTGAACTTCCGCCACTTCGGCTTTCGCTATTGGTTCTGGAACCTCATCGCCACCCGAACACTTACGTTGCTGACCGAGCAGGGCGCCGTTGTACGCGCCGGCAACGGGTTCTACCGGTTCGAAGGAAGGTAACTGATGAAACGTGCCGTATTAGCCGTCGCCATAGTGGCTCTGTTCGTCGCGTGCGGCAAAGAGACGACACCGTCGCGCGACCACTATCCGGTGCTCAGGGAGAAAGTCTTCCGGCTGCAGCAGGCCGTGGCCGCTAAAAATCCCGCCGCCATCGATTCGCTGATGTCCGCCGAAGTTGAAGACCTCAACCTCGGTCCCGACTCGCTCCTGTCGTTCGTGTACGGACCGTCCGGCGCTCTCGCCTTCGAAACCTTCGGCGACTGCGAAATTCTGTACACCGACAAGAAAGCCCGAATCGACTGCTGGATCATGGATTCGACCCACGCGCAGGATCGCCCCGTAACCTTCACCTTTGTGAGTTCTGACGACACCCTCTGGCTGCTCAAGCGGTTTGAGATCACTCCGCCCGTTCGCATCGATGATGTCGATTCGATTCCCCCTGACACCACACGATAGTGAACCTGAATTACGGGAAAAACGAAGGGCGCCCGTGGGGCGCCCTTTCTTCATTCGACAGTGGTCTGGCGCGCCTACAGCTCCGCTTTCTTCTGGCCTTCCTGAATCAACCGCCCGTACTCCTTGGGCGTCTGCAGCAGGCGAAGCGCGTCCTGGACCGCCTTATCCTGCTTCAACACGATCTCATTGTAGACGCCCGTCTCGCCCGCGATGGACGATACTACTTCCCGCTTGATCGCCCGTTTGATGTAATCCATTGAGTTGTCGAAATCGCGCGCTTTCTCTTCGTCCACAAGGCGGCGCATCTCCGCAAGCGCGGCGTCGAACGACGTCGTCCGCTCCTGATCGTTGATGGTCTTCTCCATATCCTCGAGCGCCACTTGCAGCGAAGACTTGTAGGAGAAGTCCCGATCCTTCAGGAACTGACGGAATTCCGATACAGTCTTGTCATCCACTTCGAAATCCGGCTTGACGTCGGTATGTTTCGCCACGTAATCGATCGCGAAATCAAAAAACATCGACTTGCGTTCCAGATTGATCTCGATCGGCTTCCAGGTTTCGCGCTCCACATCGATATCGGGCACGATCCCGCCGCCCCCGTAAACGATCCGACCGCCGTTGGTGTAATACACCTCGCGATCGGCCAGCTCCACCGAATCAGCCACTTCCGCCTCGTCACCGTCTTCGGAGACCTGCTCGCGGTGAGGGTTCTTGCTTTGCGTTTCCGGCTTCTGGATGCACCGGCCCGACGGAATGTAGTACTTGGCCGTCGTCAACTTCAAGGCCATGGAACCGTCGCCGCCGATCGGGAATATCTGCTGTACCAGCCCCTTGCCGTAGGTTGTCGACCCCATGATCAACCCGCGATCCCAGTCCTGGATTGCCCCGGCGACGATCTCCGACGCCGACGCGGT encodes:
- a CDS encoding c-type cytochrome — its product is MTLPSVGVSFALLVLIMTGVAVAAVILGLLWREINFPDDRIGRRFAAVVALFNAVELATLMRIEAGLGAGDAMAAGPTGKSVFRNCAACHAVDKVLAGPSLREVYTIYRDNPQGIVDWAKNPGKKRPEFVQMPSMAQLGDDNLALVADYMLELGAMESLPAEPEQM
- the rlmN gene encoding 23S rRNA (adenine(2503)-C(2))-methyltransferase RlmN, with translation MAKTNLIGYTRAQLESLFADLGEKPFRGRQLYKWIYQIRQTDFAAMTDLTRTLRERLAADYTIDGLFVEHRARSADGTEKFLFRLHDGHPVESVLIPDDERGRSTVCISSQAGCALACRFCATGTMGLIRDLTVGEIVGQLLFLRDLYGHDCFTNVVFMGMGEPLNNYHNLIESLQIMKDELGLGIGAKRITVSTSGVTPKIRKLADSGLKVRLALSLHAATQEKRIRLMPIAQTFGLDKLIDAVRYYAEQTKDRVTFEYVLIDDFNDTMDDVLALARLIQGIPCKINLLAYNPVPGLPYRRPSDEKVDWFGRQLYPRAPAVTVRKSRGRDIEAACGQLAARKIDSGVAYES